The sequence GTGCAAACATTTGCACATTGGTGGTGAATATATATGTCAATTATGGTGAGGTGTTATTTATGTCAAGGATAGGTAGATTACCGGTAAAGATACCAAATGGTGTGAATATAGATGTTGATGATAAAAAAGTTAGGGTTAAAGGTCCAAAAGGTGAGCTAGTAACTGATTTAGTAGATAATGTTGTGCTAAATATAGATGATAATACTATTATAGTTAAGCGAACAAAAGATTCCAGAAAGGTTAAAGCCTTTCATGGATTGATGCGGGCTATAATAAATAATATGGTAGTTGGTGTAACAGAAGGTTTTAGTAAGAGACTTGATATAGTTGGTGTTGGTTATAGAGCTAATATGAAAGGTAAAAATTTAGAGTTGAGTCTTGGCTATTCACATCCAATTGTTGTTAACCCACCAGAAGGCATAGAATTTAAGTTGTTATCACCGCAGAAGATCGAAATAAAAGGGTTTGACAAACAAAAGGTTGGTGAAACTGCAGCAATGATAAGAAATATTAGAAAGCCTGATCCATATAAGGGAAAAGGGGTTAGATACGAGGGAGAGCATATAGTATTGAAACAGGGCAAGGCAGCAAAGTAAAATATAGCTTATAATGAGGTTGATGCTATGGACAAGTATAAAGATTTGAAAAGAAAGAGAAGGAAATTAGGCATAAGAAAAAAGATGAGAAGTAGTGATAAATTAAGGGTTACTATATTTAGGAGTAATAGGTATTTATATGCTCAAATAGTGGATGATGCTAACCAAAGTACTGTAGTTAGCGCATCTAGCTTAGAAAGAGATTTAAGAGAAAAATATAGTGGAAAATTAAATAAAGAGATTGCAGCTGACATAGGAAAAAGATTAGCGACTAGGGCAATGGAGAAGAAAATAACTGAAGTAAAATTTGATCGTTCAGGTTATAAGTATCACGGAAAAATTAAAGCATTGGCAGATGAATTAAGGAATAACGGGCTAAAGTTTTAAGGAGGTAGTTAAGTGACAGAAGAAGAACAACAATTAGTTGATAAGGTTGTAAATATTGGGAGGGTGACAAAGGTTGTAAAAGGGGGAAGAATATTTAAATTTACGGCAATTGTTATTGTTGGAAATATGGCTGGTAAGGTTGGTATTGGAAAAGGAAAAGCAAAAGAGATACCCGATGCTATAAGAAAAGCGTTGGATGATGCAAAAAGCAACATAATAGAAGTGCCAGTGGTAAAAGATACAATACCTCATGAAGTTATTGGTAAGTTTGGCTCAGCTGAATTGTTAATGAAGCCAGCTGCACCTGGTACAGGCATTATATCAGGTGGTGTAACACGTACACTTTTTGAATTAGCTGGCATAAATAATATACTTGCGAAATCTTTTAGAAGTAGAACCCCTATTAATATACTTAACGCAGCTATAGATGGTTTTAAACAATTAAGGAGATTAGATGAGATAGCGATAATTAGAGGAAAAACAATTAATGATATTATTAAAATAAGTAAAGAAGGTGCATAGAATGTATTTACATGATTTAAAACCAGCAAAAGGCACAAAAAAGAACAGAAAAAGACTTGGCAGGGGTCAAGGTAGTGGTCTAGGGACAACTGCTGGTAGAGGTACAAAAGGACAAAAATCAAGAACTGGATCGAAGGTATATCCATGGTATGAAGGTGGCCAAATACCTATAACTAGAAGATTGCCTAAGCGAGGCTTTAATAACAAAAGATTTAGCAAAGAATATGAAATAGTTAATATAGATGTTATTAACGATAGGTTTAATGAAGGAGAAGAAGTCAGTATAGAATCGCTGAAAAGTAAGGGTTTAATTAAGAAAGACAAAGGCAATGTAAAAATATTGGGAAAAGGAGAATTAACTAAAAAATTGATTTTTAAAATAAATATAATGTCGAAGAATGCTAAAGATAAGATTGAGAAATCAAATTCATCAATAGAAAGTTAAAAATTAATGATAGATAAATTTATAGAAATATTATCAATCAAAGATTTACGAAAAAAATTATTTGTTACTTTTGCATTATTAGTAGTGTATAGAATAGGAACACATGTACCTGTTCCTGGTATAGATTCAGAAGCACTATCACAATTTTTTTCGAGACAAAGTGGAAATCTTTTGGGTTTTTTTGATATGTTTACTGGTGGAGCACTAAGTAGATTAACTGTATTTGGACTTGGAATTATGCCTTATATCTCAGCTGCCATTATTCTAGAATTGTTGACAGTTGTTTCCCCAAAATTAGCTGAGTTAAAAAAAGAAGGCGTTGAAGGCAGGCGTAAAATTACAAACTATACCCGCTATGGGACTGTTCTAATTAGTTGTATTCAGGGATTAGGAATCTCTATAGGTTTAGAATCAATGACAGCACCAGGGGGTGGTCATATTGTTATGTATCCTGGTTGGCCCTTTCGTATTATTACAACTATTACTCTTGCTACTGGAACAGTATTTTTAATGTGGCTTGGTGAAAAGATCACAGAAAAAGGAATTGGTAATGGAATATCACTTATTATATTTGCCGGTATTGTAGCTAGATTTCCTGCAGCAGTTATTAATACTTATAATCTATTTAGGACAGGTGAAATACAAATCTTAACATTAATTTCAATAATAGCAATTATGCTTTTCATTACAGCTGCAATTGTTTTTATGGAGATATCTAACCGGAGGCTCCCAATTCAGTATGTAAGAAGAAGCATAGGCTTTGGTGTATCAAAACCAACAACATCATACCTACCTTTAAAACTCAATCCATCTGGTGTTATACCAATAATATTTGCAGCTTCAATTGTTGCATTCCCTGCAACACTATCAACATTTTCAAATAATGAAATAGTTGCAAAGATAGGTTATTATTTTTCACCTAATTCAGCTGTATATTATCTGATATACATTGTATTAATAGTATTCTTTACCTATTTTTATACTTCTATTATCTTCAATCCCGATGACATTGCAGAAAATATACAGAAAAGTGGTGGTGTTATACCTGGTAAAAGACCAGGTCCTGAAACAAGTAAGTTTATTGATTATACGTTAACACGTTTAACCTTTGTTGGAGCAATATATCTATCAATAGTTGCTATATTACCACAAATTATAATTCGTTATTTTAATATGCCCTTTTACTTTGGTGGTACAAGTTTATTAATTGTTATAGGTGTAGGTTTGGATTTTATGCAAAAAGTAGAGGCGCATTTAGTTACCCATAATTATGAGGGATTTTTGAGAGCAGGAAAGATAAAAGGAAGGGGATATATATGAAAAATGTTGTTTTACTTGGTGCCCCTGGTGCAGGCAAAGGGACACAGGCTAATATGATTAGAGAACATTTTGGGCTTAACCATATTGCTACCGGTGATTTAATAAGGGATGAAATAAGAAAGGGGAGTCCTTTAGGTATAAAGGCAAAGAGTTATTCTGATAAAGGACTTTTAGCGCCCGATGATTTGGTCATTAACATGATAAAGGATAGAATAAAAAATGAAGATAAAGGTTTTTTATTAGATGGATTTCCTCGTAATGTAGCCCAAGCTAAGGCCTTAGATAAACTGATTAAAGAGCTAGGTTTAGACGAACCTTATATCATATATATTGATGTTGATGATAATACTGTTATATCTAGGCTTACAGCAAGAAGATATTGTGTAAATTGTAATAAAATATATAATATAATGTCTAATCCACCAAAAGAGTATGATTTATGTGACTATTGTGGGGGTAGACTTTCAACAAGGAAAGATGATAATGTTGATACGGTAAAAAAGAGGCTAGAGGTATTTAGAAAAGAAACTTACCCATTAATTGAATATTATAAAGACAGAAGAAGGTTTCATACTGTTGATGGTAGCAATGATCCAAATGATGTATTTAAAATTATCTTAGATATGCTTAAATGATAATCGTAAAGAGTATTGATGAAATTAAAATAATGGAAAGAACCGGTGAAATACTTAAATCATTATTTAAAAGAATAGAGGATGAAAAGGTAATAAAAAAAGGTGCAACTACAAAAAGTATTGACAAATTTATAGAAAAGCATATATATATGCATTCTGCATATCCCTCATTTAAAGGTTATAGGGGATTTCCTGCAAGTAGCTGTATCTCAATAAATGATACAGTTGTTCACGGGATACCCTCTGATTATACCTTAAAAGAGGGAGATATTATAAGTATAGACGTTGGGGCTTATAGAGAAAATTATCACGCAGATGCTGCAAGGACATATATTGTGGGTTATGTTGAAGATAAAATAATGGATTTTGTTAATACTGCAAAGGAAGCATTTTTTAAAGGAATAGAGATGTGCTATGACGGAAAGAGGATAGGTGATATATCAAATAAAATACAACGATACGTTGAGACTAAGGGATATAGTGTAATTAGAGATTTTTTTGGTCATGGGATAGGGAAAAATTTACATGAAGATCCGATGATACCAAATTATGGAAAGGGAAATAGAGGAGCAATGATAAAAAATGGTATGACTTTAGCGATAGAGCCTATGATTAGTATGGGGAGTTCGAAAGTTATTGTTGAAGATGATGGGTGGACTGCTAGAACAATGGATGGTTCATTAGCTGCTCATTATGAAAATACCGTGGCTATTGTAGATAATGGACCAGTAATATTAACTTAGATAAGGGTGAAAAGTGGCAAAGAAAGATAATGTTGTTGAAATGAATGGTGAAGTTGTAGAAGCATTGCCAAATGCTATGTTTAGAGTGAAATTAGAATCTGGACATATTATATTAGCACACCTTTCAGGGAAGATGAGGATGTATTATATAAGAATATTACCTGGGGATAAGGTTACTGTTGAGATGTCACCCTATGATTTAACAAAAGGACGCATAACATATAGACATAAATAGGAGGAATATTGTGAAGGTACGTGCATCAGTTAAACCTATATGTTTAAAATGTAAAGTTATAAAAAGAAAAGGTATAGTAAGAGTAATATGTGAAAATCCAAGGCATAAACAGAGACAAGGTTAGGAGGTTATAATGGCAAGGATTGCTGGGGTTGATATACCCAATAATAAAAGAGTAGAAGTTGGCTTAACATATATTTATGGAATAGGACGAGCAACTTCATCAAAGCTACTAGATGATGTTAGTATTGATAAAAATAAAAAAATAGGCGAGCTTACAGAGCAAGAAATATCATCTATAAGAAAATATATTGACAACAATTTAGTAGTTGAAGGAGAGCTTCGTAGGGAAGTAACGTCAAATATAAAAAGATTAATAGAGATTAATTGTTATAGAGGCCTAAGACATAAAAACCATATGCCCTGCAGGGGCCAAAGGACAAAGAGTAATGCTAGGACAGCTAGGGGTTTAGCAGGTAAAGGTGGAATAAAAAGAAAATAAAAGGAGGTTTTATGGCAACTGCAAAAAGAAAAAAAGAGAAGAAAATTGTCAATAAAGCGATAGCATATATAAAATCAACCTTTAATAATACAATTATTACCTTTACAGATTATAGTGGAAATGTTATATGCTGGGGCTCATCAGGAACAACAGGTTTTAAAAACTCTAGAAAATCAACACCTTATGCTGCTCAGATTGCAGCAAGTAATGTAGCAAAAACTGCTAAGGATTTTGGCGTAAAAGAGGTAGAGATCAATGTGAAAGGTCCAGGTAGTGGTAGGGAGAGTGCTATTAGAGCAATACAGGCTGCTGATATTATGATAACTGTTATCAGAGATATTACACCAATACCACATAATGGGTGTAGACCAAGGAAAAAGAGAAGGGTATAAATAAGGAGTTTTTTTATGGCAAGATATACAGATTCTGTATGTAAACTTTGTAGGCGAGAAGGTGCTAAATTATTTTTAAAGGGTGAGAGATGTTTTAAAGATAAATGTGTCTTTGAAAGGAAGGGATATCCACCTGGACAACAGGGTAAGAGAAAAAGGAAGATGTCAGACTATGGATTACAATTAAGAGAAAAACAAAAAGTTAAGAGAATTTATGGTGTGTTAGAAAATCAGTTTAGAAACTACTTTAAAAAAGCTGTGAAAGCAAAGGGTGTTACAGGTACAAATTTATTAATAACCTTAGAGAGAAGACTAGATAATGTAGTTTATAGATCTGGACTAGTAATGAGCAGACCTCAGGCTAGGCAGTTTGTAACACACGGGCATATATGTGTTAACGGTAAGAGTGTTAATATTCCGTCCTATCTAACAAAGGAGGGCGACATTGTTTCTATTCGAGAGAATAGTAAGGTAGTAAGTTTAGTACGCGAAGCTGTTGAAACTGCTGAAGGTAGGGGTCTTACAAATTGGCTATCCTTAGATAAGGATAAGCTAGAAGCTAAGATTTTAAGATTACCTGAGAGAGAGGATGTATATCCTGATATTAAAGAGCATTTGATCGTAGAATTGTATTCTAAGTAAGCGTGCCTATTTGTTAACAGGAGGTGTTATGTTGTTGATGGATTTTAGACAGATAATTAAACCTAATGAAATAATTATTGAAAAAGATGATAATATAGAAGGTGTTTTTAGAATCGAACCCTTAGAGAAGGGTTTTGGCATTACTATAGGTAATTCTCTTAGGAGGATATTGCTCTCTTCTATTGAGGGAACTGCTGTTTTTGCAATAAAAATTAAGGGCGTAACAAACGAATTTGCGGTAATACCAGGCGTTTTAGAGGATGTAGTAAATATAATATTAAATGTAAAGTCATTGAGTCTTAATTTGAATACTCATGAAACAAAAAGATATGCTATTAAAAAGAAGGGTGAAGGACTTGTAAAGGCGAAAGATATCCAGGCAGATGCATTGTTGGAGATTATAGATCCAGAACAGTTAATAGCCACCATAACTGATGATAATGATGAGTTAGATATGGAGATATTTGTAAAAAGAGGCATTGGTTATGTCCCTTCTGAAGAAATTTCCAAGCTTGTAAATAATGAAATAGACGTTATACCAATTGATGCAATATTTACACCTATTAAAAAGGTTAGTTATAATATAGAGAGTGCAAGGGTGGGTCAAAGTACAGATTATGACTCATTAATAATAAATATTGAAACAGATGGCACAGTCAAACCAATTGATGCATTAGCTTATGGTGCAAAAATATTAAAAGATCATATGGAGTTGTTTATTAATTTTGAAGAGCCAAAATATGAAGAGAAGGAAGAAGCTGGTGATGAAATTAAGAAAGAGCTTGTTGAGCTTCTTGATAAAAGTATAGAAGAATTAGAGTTGTCAGTGAGAGCATATAATTGTTTGAAGAATGCAGGGATAAAAACATTGGCTGAGCTTTGCGGTAAAACAGAGGCCGATATGCTTAGAACAAAGAATTTTGGCAGAAAATCATTAGAAGAGATAAAGAATGTGTTATATGATTTAGGGTTAACATTGGGAATGGATTTAGAAAGTATTGGATATTATGCACAAAGGGGTGATAAAGATGAGGCATCATAGAAAAGTTAAGTATCTTGGTAGAGATACTGATCATAGATATGCGATGTTAAGAAATCTCTCAGTTTCGCTTATAGAAAATGGTTATGTTAAAACAACGGTTGAAAGAGCAAAGGCATTGAGGTCTTTTATAGAGCCTTTGATCACTTTTGGCAAGAGAGGAGACCTTTCTAGCAGAAGGCTGGTTTTAAAGAGGTTGCCATCTAAAAAGGCTGTTGGGAAATTATTTGAAAAGGTAGCACCAATATACAAGGAAAGAAATGGTGGTTACACAAGAATTGTAAAGCTGTCTGAAAGAAAAGGCGATAATGCTCCATTAGCACTAATTGAACTAGTAGATAGGGACAAGCTGAAATAATGTGAGCCTATATACATTAAAGCTTACTAACCTTAGTTTTTCATATAGTAAGCAGGTAATTTTTAATAGTATAAATTACAATATTATATTTAATTCAATTCTATTAATAAAGGGTTCAAACGGTGTAGGTAAAACTACACTCTTAAAATTATTGTATGGTCGCATTAAGCCTGATAAAGGCAAAATGGATATATCATATAATACTTCTAAAAGTGTAAGTAAATGTTATGTTCCATCAAACCCTATGTTTATGTTCTTAACTGGCTATATTACAGACGAACTTAAATTTAGAGGACTAAATAAATTAGATAAATACAATGAAATTTATAAGGGTAATAAGCATGTAAATGAATTGTCAGCTGGCGAGCTAAAAAAGATATCCGTTGATATAGCTTTTTATCAAAATTGTGAAGCTCTATTGCTTGATGAACCTTTAATGGCGCTTGATGATGAAGAAGTAATTTATTTTAAAAATTGTCTTCTAGATTTAAAGAGTAAAGGCCGGGCAATTATAATTGCTACTTGTGAAGATTATCTTGATAATATTGCCGATGGGATTCTAGAACTTGATTCTTTATCATATTATAAATATCAATAAAGAATTTATAATTAATATTGATAATATTAATGATTTGGTGATTTTTAGTGGTGATCTTATTTGTATATTTGGCAAAAACGGAACTGGCAAAACTACTCTGTTAAAAAAGCTCGCATTTATAGAAAGCGATAAAACTGATGTTATATATTATTATGGTAATAAATGCGATATAGGTTATGTTCCTCAATATGTTGAGCAATATATATATTGTGATAGTCTAATTGAGGAACTCTTTACTTTTGTTAATAATAAAGAATGCTGTTATAAACTTTTAAAAAATATGGAGTTGTATTACGCTAGAAATAAATCTATTTATTATCTAAGTGATGGTGAAAAGAGATTATTTTATTTATATGCTAATATATACTCAGATAAGAAGATATTATTATTAGATGAACCACTTTGTGGTCTTGATAAGGAAAATAAGGCAAAAATTAATAGCCTATTAAAATCTATAAGAAAAGATAAAACTGTAATATATTGCACAAATAGATCTAATGAGATATTATTAGAGAGTAGAGTAATAAATTTGTAATATAAAGGGGTGAGTAGTGGATTTATATGAAAGAGCAAAAATATGCTTTCCAGGTGGTGTTAATAGTCCAGTGAGAGCTTTTACAGCTGTTGGTGGCAAGCCCTTAATGATTGATAGAGGTAAGGGTTCGAAAATATATGATATAAATAATAATGAATATATTGACTATGTTATGTCTTATGGTCCATTGATACTTGGCCATTGTGATGATAATGTGATAAAATTTATATCTAATGCATTAAAAAAGGGCACTTCCTTTGGCGCCACAAATGAATTAGAAATTAGGCTTGCTGAATTGATTATAAGTTCTGTCCCATCTATTGAGATGATAAGGTTTGTAAATTCAGGAACAGAAGCAGTGATGAGTGCAATTAGATTAGCCCGTGCATATACAAAAAGAGATAAAATATTAAAATTTGAGGGTTGCTATCATGGACATTCAGATTACTTGCTTTCAAAAGCGGGCAGTGGGCTAATGTCTTTAAATATACCAACAACACCTGGTGTGCCAGAAAGTTTAGTGAAAGATACATTAACAGCAACATATAATGATCTAATAAGTGTTGAAGAACAGATAAAAGGCGTAGAAAATAACATTGCATGTATTATTGTTGAGCCTGTTGCTGGCAATATGGGTGTTGTTCTTCCTGATGAAAACTTTTTAAGGGGACTTAAATCAATTTGTGAGAGAATAGGGGCACTGCTCATATTTGATGAGGTAATAACTGGTTTTAGGGTTGCGCTAGGCGGGGCTCAAGAAAGATATAAGATAATGCCTGATTTGACATGTCTTGGAAAGATTATTGGTGGAGGCTTGCCAATTGGTGCTTTTGGGGGAAAAAAAGAAATCCTTGAATTGCTTGCTCCTATTGGCCCTGTTTATCAGGCAGGGACTCTAAGTGGGAATCCTGTTGTAATGTCTGCTGGTATTGCAACATTAGAAAAAATTAGAGGGGACGGTTTTTATAGTGAGCTTAAAGACAAGACTATCAGATTATTTGAAGGGATGAAAGATAATCTGAGAAGTGTCAACTTAAATTTTCAAGTAAATTATACAACTGGCATGGGCAATATATTCTTTTGTGATAGGGAAGTTAGAAATTTTAATGACTTAAAAGATGTTAACAGAGATCTATACTCAAGATATTTTCATCACATGTTGTCAAAGGGGATATATTTAGCTCCAAGCCAATTTGAAGCTACATTTTTATCTGATTCTCACCAAATAGCTGAATTAGACAAAACACTAGATTACCAGATGGATTTCCTTAAAACTATTAAATGATGCTAAGTAAAAGATACAAATCTCTTATAAATGCAAGTTCTGTTGGCTTGTCTATAGTTTTTTCAATTTTAATAGGTTTAGCTATTGGCCTTTATTTAGATAAACTTTTTCATACAAAACCCTATCTAACAATAACATTTCTAATCTTTGGGGTATTGGCAGGATTTAAAAATATGATATATTTTATAAAAAGAGCCCAAATGACAGATAATAATGATGATTAGACATTTACTAATCACCTTTTTTTCAATTTTTATATTTATATATTTTTTACTGTTGATTATTTTTAAAAATTTTATTACATATATATTCACATTAAATTATTTAGTGGGTTTTTTTTTGATGTTTTTTAATTTTTTGATGATGATTAGGAAATTAAGTAAAAAGGATATAAAAAAATATAAACTTAACATAGGCTATAGTGGTATTAGACTATTAATACTTACAATTCTTCTGTATTTATGGATAACATTTGGTATATTTGATATCTATGGATTAGTTACAGGTATTTTAGCTTTTAGTATTGCCTTACCAGTTTTCTTTATTATATATTTAAAGAGGGTTGCCGAATAATGGAACACGCTATTAACATATTTTCTTTCTTGCCTGAAGATTTAGTGCATAAATATATACACGTATTAACGACTTTTGTTGTCATTGCTGCACTATTAATTATTGGTAGTTTTACCAAAAATATGACAAAAGAAGTGCCAGGGAAGGTACAAAGTTTTTTTGAAACAATTGTTGAATCGATATATAATTTTTCTCTTAACACATTAGGCGAAGAGGGTAAACCTTATATACCGATTATTTTTGGGATAGCTTTTTATGTATTTTTCTCAAACATATTGGGGTTAATACCAGGCTTTATAGCCCCAACGTCTAATCTAAATTCAACTGTAGCTCCAGCTGTTGTAGTTTTTTTTACTTATAATTATATTGGTATTAAAAAACATGGTCTTGCTTATATAAAGCATTTCATTGGCCCAGTGATATGGCTTGCCCCTCTGATGATTATAATTGAACTAATAAGTCATTTGGCTAGGCCGTTATCATTATCAATTAGGCTCTTTGGTAATATATTTGGTGAAGATCTAGTAATTGCTGTATTATTTATGTTAGTTCCCTATTTAATTCCTTTGCCAATGTTTTTTTTAGGGATATTTACCTGTTTTATACAAACTTTTGTCTTTATGTTGTTAACCCTTGTTTATATCTCTGGGGCACTTGAGGAAGCACATTAAATAATATGGAGGTGGATATATGAAAAATGCTTTAGCACTTATTTTTAATACTGTGCTATTTATTGCTTTTGCTAGTGGTAATCTTTTAGCAGCTGAAGGTGATTCATCTGGTTATAAGTGGGCTATTTATCTGGGTGCAGGCTTGGCAATTGGGCTTGCAACAATAGGTACAGGTCTTGGTCAGGGTCGAGCAACAGCATCAGCTGTGGAGGGTATTGCTAGAAACCCTTCAAGTTCACCTAGGATTACTACAGCACTTATCATTGGCTTAGCGATGATTGAATCACTTACTATCTATGGTTTGGTTGTTGCTTTGGTATTATTATTTGTTGTATAATATTAGGATAATATTTGTTTCCATTAAAGGATTCTATACCTGCTGAGAGGTTTCCTTATGTAAACTATATAATTATTCTAATTAATTTATTTATATTTATCTATCAATTATCATTGGGAGCAAAATTAAGCTATTTTTTACTAGAATATGGTTTTATACCATCAAGATTTTTTGCTCCCTTTGATATTGTTTCTCTTAAGGAAAAGATTGTTCCTCTATTTACATCCATTTTTTTGCATGGCAATTTATTCCATGTGCTAAGTAATATGTATTTTCTATTTATATTTGGGGATAATGTAGAAGGGAGGTTTGGCCATTTTCAGTATTTATTATTTTATATATTTTTTGGTGTAATTGCATTGATTATTCAGGCTATTTTATTTCCCGATGTTAGTATACCCACAATTGGGGCAAGTGGAGCAGTAGCAGGAGTGATGGGTGCATATTTTATAATCTTCCCCTATGCTTATATTAAAACTCTGCTAATTATTATAATA comes from Deferribacterota bacterium and encodes:
- the secY gene encoding preprotein translocase subunit SecY encodes the protein MIDKFIEILSIKDLRKKLFVTFALLVVYRIGTHVPVPGIDSEALSQFFSRQSGNLLGFFDMFTGGALSRLTVFGLGIMPYISAAIILELLTVVSPKLAELKKEGVEGRRKITNYTRYGTVLISCIQGLGISIGLESMTAPGGGHIVMYPGWPFRIITTITLATGTVFLMWLGEKITEKGIGNGISLIIFAGIVARFPAAVINTYNLFRTGEIQILTLISIIAIMLFITAAIVFMEISNRRLPIQYVRRSIGFGVSKPTTSYLPLKLNPSGVIPIIFAASIVAFPATLSTFSNNEIVAKIGYYFSPNSAVYYLIYIVLIVFFTYFYTSIIFNPDDIAENIQKSGGVIPGKRPGPETSKFIDYTLTRLTFVGAIYLSIVAILPQIIIRYFNMPFYFGGTSLLIVIGVGLDFMQKVEAHLVTHNYEGFLRAGKIKGRGYI
- a CDS encoding ATP-binding cassette domain-containing protein, which gives rise to MSLYTLKLTNLSFSYSKQVIFNSINYNIIFNSILLIKGSNGVGKTTLLKLLYGRIKPDKGKMDISYNTSKSVSKCYVPSNPMFMFLTGYITDELKFRGLNKLDKYNEIYKGNKHVNELSAGELKKISVDIAFYQNCEALLLDEPLMALDDEEVIYFKNCLLDLKSKGRAIIIATCEDYLDNIADGILELDSLSYYKYQ
- a CDS encoding DNA-directed RNA polymerase subunit alpha translates to MDFRQIIKPNEIIIEKDDNIEGVFRIEPLEKGFGITIGNSLRRILLSSIEGTAVFAIKIKGVTNEFAVIPGVLEDVVNIILNVKSLSLNLNTHETKRYAIKKKGEGLVKAKDIQADALLEIIDPEQLIATITDDNDELDMEIFVKRGIGYVPSEEISKLVNNEIDVIPIDAIFTPIKKVSYNIESARVGQSTDYDSLIINIETDGTVKPIDALAYGAKILKDHMELFINFEEPKYEEKEEAGDEIKKELVELLDKSIEELELSVRAYNCLKNAGIKTLAELCGKTEADMLRTKNFGRKSLEEIKNVLYDLGLTLGMDLESIGYYAQRGDKDEAS
- a CDS encoding adenylate kinase; its protein translation is MKNVVLLGAPGAGKGTQANMIREHFGLNHIATGDLIRDEIRKGSPLGIKAKSYSDKGLLAPDDLVINMIKDRIKNEDKGFLLDGFPRNVAQAKALDKLIKELGLDEPYIIYIDVDDNTVISRLTARRYCVNCNKIYNIMSNPPKEYDLCDYCGGRLSTRKDDNVDTVKKRLEVFRKETYPLIEYYKDRRRFHTVDGSNDPNDVFKIILDMLK
- the rpsM gene encoding 30S ribosomal protein S13, encoding MARIAGVDIPNNKRVEVGLTYIYGIGRATSSKLLDDVSIDKNKKIGELTEQEISSIRKYIDNNLVVEGELRREVTSNIKRLIEINCYRGLRHKNHMPCRGQRTKSNARTARGLAGKGGIKRK
- the rpsD gene encoding 30S ribosomal protein S4, which codes for MARYTDSVCKLCRREGAKLFLKGERCFKDKCVFERKGYPPGQQGKRKRKMSDYGLQLREKQKVKRIYGVLENQFRNYFKKAVKAKGVTGTNLLITLERRLDNVVYRSGLVMSRPQARQFVTHGHICVNGKSVNIPSYLTKEGDIVSIRENSKVVSLVREAVETAEGRGLTNWLSLDKDKLEAKILRLPEREDVYPDIKEHLIVELYSK
- the rplO gene encoding 50S ribosomal protein L15; this translates as MYLHDLKPAKGTKKNRKRLGRGQGSGLGTTAGRGTKGQKSRTGSKVYPWYEGGQIPITRRLPKRGFNNKRFSKEYEIVNIDVINDRFNEGEEVSIESLKSKGLIKKDKGNVKILGKGELTKKLIFKINIMSKNAKDKIEKSNSSIES
- the rpmJ gene encoding 50S ribosomal protein L36, which gives rise to MKVRASVKPICLKCKVIKRKGIVRVICENPRHKQRQG
- the rpsE gene encoding 30S ribosomal protein S5, encoding MTEEEQQLVDKVVNIGRVTKVVKGGRIFKFTAIVIVGNMAGKVGIGKGKAKEIPDAIRKALDDAKSNIIEVPVVKDTIPHEVIGKFGSAELLMKPAAPGTGIISGGVTRTLFELAGINNILAKSFRSRTPINILNAAIDGFKQLRRLDEIAIIRGKTINDIIKISKEGA
- the rplQ gene encoding 50S ribosomal protein L17 — protein: MRHHRKVKYLGRDTDHRYAMLRNLSVSLIENGYVKTTVERAKALRSFIEPLITFGKRGDLSSRRLVLKRLPSKKAVGKLFEKVAPIYKERNGGYTRIVKLSERKGDNAPLALIELVDRDKLK
- the rplF gene encoding 50S ribosomal protein L6, with the protein product MSRIGRLPVKIPNGVNIDVDDKKVRVKGPKGELVTDLVDNVVLNIDDNTIIVKRTKDSRKVKAFHGLMRAIINNMVVGVTEGFSKRLDIVGVGYRANMKGKNLELSLGYSHPIVVNPPEGIEFKLLSPQKIEIKGFDKQKVGETAAMIRNIRKPDPYKGKGVRYEGEHIVLKQGKAAK
- the infA gene encoding translation initiation factor IF-1, whose translation is MAKKDNVVEMNGEVVEALPNAMFRVKLESGHIILAHLSGKMRMYYIRILPGDKVTVEMSPYDLTKGRITYRHK
- the map gene encoding type I methionyl aminopeptidase, with the protein product MIIVKSIDEIKIMERTGEILKSLFKRIEDEKVIKKGATTKSIDKFIEKHIYMHSAYPSFKGYRGFPASSCISINDTVVHGIPSDYTLKEGDIISIDVGAYRENYHADAARTYIVGYVEDKIMDFVNTAKEAFFKGIEMCYDGKRIGDISNKIQRYVETKGYSVIRDFFGHGIGKNLHEDPMIPNYGKGNRGAMIKNGMTLAIEPMISMGSSKVIVEDDGWTARTMDGSLAAHYENTVAIVDNGPVILT
- the rpsK gene encoding 30S ribosomal protein S11, whose protein sequence is MATAKRKKEKKIVNKAIAYIKSTFNNTIITFTDYSGNVICWGSSGTTGFKNSRKSTPYAAQIAASNVAKTAKDFGVKEVEINVKGPGSGRESAIRAIQAADIMITVIRDITPIPHNGCRPRKKRRV
- the rplR gene encoding 50S ribosomal protein L18, encoding MDKYKDLKRKRRKLGIRKKMRSSDKLRVTIFRSNRYLYAQIVDDANQSTVVSASSLERDLREKYSGKLNKEIAADIGKRLATRAMEKKITEVKFDRSGYKYHGKIKALADELRNNGLKF